In Acyrthosiphon pisum isolate AL4f unplaced genomic scaffold, pea_aphid_22Mar2018_4r6ur Scaffold_21222;HRSCAF=23354, whole genome shotgun sequence, the genomic stretch AATAAATGGAAAAACGATGGTTGTCCAGAAGTAATAAAAAGACTACCTACAAGTGATCAAAGTGATATGGCCGCGCCCAAACGAAGAAATTTAGGggatgttataaaaaatatgactgCTAATAACAAAGTTTTTCTTGGAGAGTAagtcattattacatttttatttataattaataaatgtattactttaagtatctgtaatttaatttaatgtgtaGCCCTGATTTAACCAAGCTATGGAATTTAAAGCCAGATAATTTAGAAGCTTGCAAAGGACCCGAACGAGATTTTGTACCATCATTTGATTCATTTTTCCAGGAAGCATTTGAACAATTGGATGCAAAATTGTGTATTGAAAGTCAAAACaagtaattcaataatttattaaatataatgtattgtactattttaatttgtactaacattttgttgtattaaacacatttgacatattaatttcttagcttttaattttactttgtaattgatgaataatttaatgtataatttatattaaatctatttatctttttttttagaaaagtaaATGATGTAAACTTTAGATGGCGTGCACTAAGACTATTATCTCGTAAAAGTccacatttttttaccaaaagcgATGATcctattcaaaaattatctgaatatttagaaaatattgttaaaaaaacaatgagcaaagaaaaaatagtaagtataatatttattttatgtttatttatttaatgcatagataatattttaattattcacacGTTCACTGAGTATACTTTTCGTGTCACTGAAAAatgcatgtttaaaaaaaaattaatatataattgtataacttgATGTAATACATACTTGATGTATGTAGGGGCgtcatttaagttttttttctgagtgtgcaaacttttaggcaggccaattttgatatttcaccaggccattaaaaaagaaatatatttatatatataaatgttttggaaacctatgcaaacctatgtaaatattctttccttcccttttataaatctaattgaa encodes the following:
- the LOC107885218 gene encoding THO complex subunit 1-like gives rise to the protein MAAPKRRNLGDVIKNMTANNKVFLGDPDLTKLWNLKPDNLEACKGPERDFVPSFDSFFQEAFEQLDAKLCIESQNKKVNDVNFRWRALRLLSRKSPHFFTKSDDPIQKLSEYLENIVKKTMTDGNSESILILLN